A stretch of DNA from Noviherbaspirillum sedimenti:
CGGTAGGCTTCCAGCGTATTCTTCGCCAGGCCGTCTTCCAGCCAGAGGATGTCGCAGAATTCGTCGATGGCGGCCTGGTCGGCCGCAGGCAAGGCTGGGGCCGGGACAGCGGCGCGGTGCGGCTTGCGGGGGCTGACGGCGTTAACTGTCAAACGGCGACGCCTTCATGCGCCAGCAACCAACGCTTGACGCCGACATGAAAGCCGGTGGCGTCATCATGGTTGGAAAAGCCGCCGAGGCCGCCGCTGGCAGTCACGCGGTGGCAGGGGATCACCAGTGGAAACCAGTTGGCGCCGCAGGCCTGGCCGACCGCACGCGGGGCGGAGCCGAGCAGTTTCGCCACCGCGCCATAGGTCAGCACCTCACCGCGCGGAATAGCGGCAATCGCTTGCCAGACCTTGCGCTGGAAAGCGGTGCCACTTTCGGCCAGTGGCAGGTCGAAGCGAAAATCGGCTTGCGCCAGATAGCACTCGACCTGGCGCGCCGTCTTTTCGGCAAGGCGGCTCGCCGGGGCTTGCGCGCCGAACGCAGGCGGCAGGTAGACCAGTTCGCGCACCCATTCCTGGTCGCTGCGTATACCGACGAAGCCGAAAGGCGCGGCAACGATCGCGGAAAAAATATGGCCGGACTGCGTGGAATTCATGATGAGAAAGCTTAGCGTAAAAGCGGCCGTAGAGGAACCGGCAATAATGCCAATAAAAACGGCGCAGCAATAATAAAAAGGGCGCGTCTTGCGACGCGCCCAAATCCTGGCTGTGGCATTTTGGACCGCTTTGGTAGCGGCATTCTCAAAATACCTGTCTCCTCATCACACGGTGTAATCCGTCTTTTTTTGCTGTCTCCTCGCTACTCGTCCGGTGTTGCTTTCCTTTGACGGCTTTCCACTCAGCAACATTCATCCGCATGATGCATGCATATGCGCGTTGCTTAACATAAGAATGCCGGTGGAAAGACACTGTAGCAGGGGAAACTTAGACCTATCTGAGGAATATCAAACAAGCTGGCTTTTTCCCTGATGCCAATCAACAAAATTTGTTCCAACAATAAAGCGCCGCTATTTTACCAGCAGCACCGGCGCTTTCGCCAGATTCAAGAGCTTGAGCGAAACCGAGCCCAGCAACATGGTGGAAATCTGGTTCTGGCCGCGCCTGCCCATGACGATTTCATCGACCCCCTGTTCATTGGCAAAACGCGCCAGCACTTCGGCGGGCTCGCCGACAAACACATGGGTCTGGTAAGGAATGCCAGCTTCGTCGAGCACGCTGCGCGCGCCGGCCAGCGCCTTGACGGCGTCTTCCTGGTGAATTTGCCTGATTTGCGCAGCGTCGATGAAGGTAGAGACGCCGCCATGCAGCGGAAACTGCACATTCACCAGATGCAGCTCGGCGTTTTCACGCCCCGTCTGGATTTTCTTGACCAGGTAAGCCAGCGCACGCAAGGCGCTGGGAGAATCATCGATAGGAATCAGGATCTTGGACATCTGCCTCTCCGCAGTGAATGGTTTGAATGATTTTGCAAGGGCGAATCAAGAGGCCGCGGGCGGCTGCTCCGACTGCTTGGCTTCCGCCAGATCTTGCAAGCCCGTGGCGCGCCGCGCCTCGGTGCGGGCAGCCAGCGCCTTGCCGACCGCCACCACCGCGATAGCGCCGAGCGCCGGGCCCAGCCACTTGGCCAGCGGCAGCGCTGCCATGACCTGATCGTGGACGGCCACATCGGACACCAGCATGCCACCGGCGATCCAGCCCAGCAGCGCGCCGCCGGCCACGATCACGATCGGGAAACGGTCCATCAGCTTGATCACCAGCTGGCTGCCCAGCAGGATGATGGGAATCGACAGCAACAGCCCGAAAATCACCAGGCCCAGGTGGTCACCGGCGGCGCCGGCAATCGCAATCACGTTATCCAGGCTCATCACCGCATCGGCAATGATAATGGTCTTGATCGCGGCAAACAGGGTGGTGCCGGCTTCGATTTGATGCCCGCCCTCTTCCGGTTCCGGCTGCAGCAGCTTGATGCCTATCCAGAACAACAATACGGCGCCGATGATTTTCAGGTAAGGCACCGCCAGCAGGCTCACCGCGAAAAAGATCAGCACCACGCGCAAGCCGATGGCGCCGGCCATGCCCCACAGGATGCCGAGCTTGCGCTCGCGCGGCGGCAGGCGACGGCAAGCCAGGCCGATCACGACCGCGTTATCGCCGCCCAGCACGATATCGATGGCGACGATCTGCAAGAGCGCGATCCAGAACTGAGGGCTGCTGAAATCCATGGTGACCTTTCCAATAGTGCAAATGCATAGTGCGAAAACGGCATTATGCGCTGTTCTGGGGCAG
This window harbors:
- a CDS encoding methylated-DNA--[protein]-cysteine S-methyltransferase, whose amino-acid sequence is MNSTQSGHIFSAIVAAPFGFVGIRSDQEWVRELVYLPPAFGAQAPASRLAEKTARQVECYLAQADFRFDLPLAESGTAFQRKVWQAIAAIPRGEVLTYGAVAKLLGSAPRAVGQACGANWFPLVIPCHRVTASGGLGGFSNHDDATGFHVGVKRWLLAHEGVAV
- a CDS encoding universal stress protein, producing the protein MSKILIPIDDSPSALRALAYLVKKIQTGRENAELHLVNVQFPLHGGVSTFIDAAQIRQIHQEDAVKALAGARSVLDEAGIPYQTHVFVGEPAEVLARFANEQGVDEIVMGRRGQNQISTMLLGSVSLKLLNLAKAPVLLVK
- a CDS encoding TerC family protein; translation: MDFSSPQFWIALLQIVAIDIVLGGDNAVVIGLACRRLPPRERKLGILWGMAGAIGLRVVLIFFAVSLLAVPYLKIIGAVLLFWIGIKLLQPEPEEGGHQIEAGTTLFAAIKTIIIADAVMSLDNVIAIAGAAGDHLGLVIFGLLLSIPIILLGSQLVIKLMDRFPIVIVAGGALLGWIAGGMLVSDVAVHDQVMAALPLAKWLGPALGAIAVVAVGKALAARTEARRATGLQDLAEAKQSEQPPAAS